DNA from Thioclava sp. GXIMD2076:
GGCAAAAAGCCGCAAATAAACACAACCATTGCGTGAATGATGATTTCATCTACTATCGTCAGATCCCTTCCCGAGAGGCCGGAGCATGGTTGCAACGATATATACCACCGCATTCGAAGGGGTGGAGGCCGTGCCGGTCGAGATCCAATGCGCCCTGTCGCCCGGATTGCCCGGGTTCTCCATCGTGGGATTGCCCGACAAAGCCGTGAGCGAGGCACGCGAGCGGATCCGGGCTGCGCTTTCGGCACTGTCGATCGCGCTGCCGCTGGAACGGATCACCGTCAATCTGGCCCCTGCCGACCTGCCCAAATCCGGTGCGCATTACGATCTGCCGATCGCGCTGGCCCTGCTGGGTGCGATGGGGATCGTGCCCGGAGACCGGACCATCGGCGTGACGGCAATTGGCGAGCTATCGCTCGACGGGCGGCTCGTCGCCGTGCCCGGCGCGCTTCCCAGCGCGATGAGTGCCGCAGCCCATGACCGTGTCCTTCTGTGCCCCGCAGGTTGCGCGGCAGAGGCTGCGTGGGCTGGGCGCGATCTGGTCTTTGCCGCCAGCCATCTGGATGCGATGGTGCGCCATCTGAGCGGCACTGCCCCTTTGTTACCCGCCACGCCTTCCCCTGCGGCGATTGCGCAGAGCCGCCATGATCTCGCCGATGTCAAAGGGCAGGCCCGCGCCCGCCGGGCGCTGGAAATTGCTGCCGCTGGCCGCCATCACCTGTTGATGGTCGGCCCGCCCGGATCGGGAAAATCCATGCTGGCGCGCTGTCTGCCCGGCATCATGCCGCTTCTGACCGCCTCCGAAGCGCTGGAAACATCGGTGATCCAGTCGGTCGCCGGACAGCTGCCCGAGGAGGGGCTCTCGCGCACTGCCCCCTATCGCGCGCCCCATCACACCGCCTCCATGGCCGCCCTTGTGGGGGGCGGACGCGGCGCGGGGCCGGGCGAGATCAGTCTGGCCCATAACGGGGTGCTGTTTCTGGACGAGCTGCCTGAATTCCAGCGTAGTGTGCTGGAGACTCTGCGCCAGCCCATCGAGAGCGGCGAGGTCAGCGTGTCGCGCGCCAATGCGCATCTGACCTATCCGGCGCGGTTTCTGGCGGTGGCGGCGGCCAATCCTTGTCGCTGTGGCCATCTGGGGGAGGCCTCCCGCGCCTGCCCGCGTGCGCCCGACTGCGGGGCGGAGTATCTGGGCAAACTGTCTGGGCCGCTTCTGGACCGGTTCGATCTGCGTATCGAGGTGCCCCCCGTCGCCTATAGCGAGCTTGCGGCCCTGCCAACGGGGGAAGCAAGTGACACGGTGCGGGCCCGTGTCTCTGCCGCACGCGACAGACAGGCGCGGCGCTATGCCGATCACCCGGAAATCCGCGCCAACGCCGATGTCTCCGGCCAGTTTCTGGACGAGATCGCACGCCCCGATGCAGAGGGCGAGGCGGTGCTGGCCCGCGCTGCCGAGCGGCTGAGGCTCTCGGCGCGGGGCTATCACCGCATCCTGCGGGTTGCGCGCACCATTGCCGATCTGGCGGGCGTCGAGCATGTGCAGAAGGCGCATATCTCAGAGGCGGTCAGCTACCGCCTGCTGCTGGCGGCCCCGCAGTCCATGCCCGGCGAATAAAGCGTGACAGATCCTCGATCGCCTCTTCGGCCTCGGGCAGGTAGAGGGCAAAGATCTGCCAGACATGCGGCGTGTCGGGCCAGCTCTGCACCGTGACATCCACCCCGAAACCGCGCAGCCGGTCGGCCATGCGCAGGCTGTCATCGCATAGGATCTCGGTCAGGCTGTGCTGGATCAGCACCGGCCCCGCACCATCGAACCGCGAATAGAGCGGCGAGATCAACGGATCATCGGGCGCAGCCCCCGCCAGCAGCATATCGACCAGCGTGCCGAACTGCTCGGCGGGCAGGATCGGGTCGGCCTCCGCATTCTCGCGCAACGAGGCGCCCTGCCCCGCCAGATCGGTCCATGGTGACATCACACAGGTCGCGGCAGGCGGCGTGCCCCGCGTACAGAGCCGCGCCAACAGCCCCAATGCCAGCCCGCCCCCTGCACTGTCTCCCGCAATCGCGATATCCTGCGGCAAGAAGCCCTGGGCCAGCAGCCCGTCCCATGCCGCCAGCGCATCCTCGGGGGCGGCAGGCAGCGGATGATCGGGAGCCAGACGGTATTCGGGCAGGATCACCTCCGCGCCCAGATGGCGTGAGATCTTGCCCGCAAGCCCGCGGTAATGCCATGCCGAACCCGCCAGATAGGCCCCGCCATGCAGATAGAGAACGGCATGAGTATAGTCGCGGATCACGCCCGCGCGCACGGACAGCGCAGGCACTGCGCCCAGATCGCGTCGCTGCACCAGCAGGCCGGACGGGATGGGGAGCCGGTGGGTGCCCCCCTCGAGTGCCGCACGGGCCTCATGGGGGCCTGTAATCCTGCGGAACCGGCGTTTGACCATATGGCGCAGCATCATGTTGAACATCCGCACGCGCAAGCTCATCCGCCGGTTCCTCTGGTATGCGCCTCAGGCGCCGGTTTGCAAACGGCGGGCCTCGATGGCCTCCCAGATCTTGCAGGTGATATTCACACCATCAAACCGCTCGAGTTCCTGAATACCGGTGGGCGAGGTCACATTGATCTCGGTCAGCCAGTCACCAATCACGTCGATACCGACGAAAATCTGGCCCTTCTCGCGCAGATAGGGGCCGATCTTGGCGCAGATCTCGCGGTCACGCTCGGTCAGCTCCACCTTCTCGGGGCGGCCACCCACATGCATGTTGGAGCGCGTCTCGCCCTCGGCAGGCACGCGGTTGATCGCCCCCACGGGCTCGCCATCGACCAGAATGATGCGCTTGTCGCCCTTGGACACGGCGGGGAGGAATTTCTGCGCGATCAGCGGCTCGCGGTTGATGCCCGAGAACAGCTCGTGCAGCGAGGCGAGGTTGCGATCGTTCGGGTCCAGACGGAACACGCCCGCTCCGCCATTGCCATAGAGCGGCTTGAGGATGATATCGCCGTGCTTCTGCTTGAATTCACGCAGCGTGGTCAGATCGCGGGCGATCATCGTGGGCGGCGTCAGCTCGGGGAAGTTCAGCACCAAGAGCTTCTCCGGCGAATTGCGCACCCAGAAGGGGTCGTTGACCACGAGGGTCTTCGGATGGATGCGGTCCAGCAGATGGGTGGTGGTGATATAGCCCATGTCGAAAGGCGGATCCTGCCGCAGCCAGACCACATCGAAGGTCGACAGGTCGACATCCTGCTTCTCGCCAAGCGTGAAATGGTTGCCCTTCTCGCGACGCACGGTCAGCGGCCAGCCACGGGCATAGATCGCGCCCTCGCGGTAGCTCAGCTGGTCGGGCGTGTAATAGAACAGCTCGTGCCCGCGCGCCTGCGCTTCCTCGGCAATGCGGAAGGTGCTGTCCGCGTCGATATTGATCGGACCGATCGGGTCCATCTGGATTGCAACTTTCAAGGCCATACGCGCCCCCTTTCGTTTGCAGACTTAGTGCACCGAAATGATAAGCACATGCAATCTTGCTGTGATCGGAGGGGATGTTCGATTTTCCACAGATCAGACCCCTTGATCGAAGCGGAAGGCATCGGGGATCAGCCGGATCTCTCCCTTGCCATCCACCAGTGCCAGATCGAACCTCATCGGCTTCAGACGCAGATCGGGATGGCGGGCGATGTAATCAAGCGCCGCCCGCCCGATACGGGCCACTTGCGCGGGCGCAAGCCTCGGGGCCGCCTGCGCGAAAGTTCGGGCGCGCTTCACCTCGACAAAGGCAAGGCACGACCCCTCCATGATCAGGTCGATCTCGCCATAGGGGCCACGCCAGCGGGTTTCGCGGCAGACAAAACCCAAGGCCTCATAGTGACGGGCCACCTGCGCCTCGGCCAACTCGCCCGACAGATGCGCCCGAAGACCGCGCTCCTGGCGCTGCCGGTTTTCGGGTGTATCCTCAGGCGGATGGCTCATTTCTCGGCCATACCGAGCGCGATCTGATAGACCTCGCGGCGCTTGAGCCCGAAATGCTGGGCCACCTCGGCAGAGGCATCCTTCACGCTCATATCGGGCAACAGCTTGCGCAGCGCCGCCTCGATATCCTCGGGCACCGCCTCGCGCTTGCCCGCACGATCCACGAGAATCACGATCTCGCCCTTGATCTCGCGATCGGCCAGAGCCGCCTGCAATTCCGCCACGGTGCCGCGCAACGCCTCCTCGAAACGCTTGGTCAGTTCACGGCAGATCACCACCTGACGATCGAACCCGTAAGCCGCGCCCAGATCCTCGAGCGTGTCCTTCACCCGCTTCGGGCTTTCGTAGAAAATCATCGTCGCGGAGGCGTTATCCATCGTGCGGAACCACTCCTGCTTTGCCTTCGAGGTCCGCGGCGGGAAGCCTGCGAACAGGAAGCGGTCCGAAGGCAGACCCGAGATGGTCAGCGCGGCCAGTGCCGCCGAAGGGCCCGGCGCGGTAAAAACGGGCACATCCGCCTCGATGGCCGCGCGCCCCAGCTGATAGCCCGGATCGGCCACCAAAGGTGTGCCGGCTTCGGAGGCATACACCACGGATTTCCCCTCGGCCAGATGTGCCATCACCTTGGGCCGCGCCTGATCGCCATTCTGGTCGTGATAGGAAATCAGCGGCCGATGATCCAGGCTAACCCCATGAATTTCCATCAGATGCCGCAAAGACCGCGTATCCTCCGCCACCAGCACATCGGCGGTCGCGAGGATGTCGAGCGCCCGCAAGGTGATGTCGCGCGCGGCTCCGATCGGGGTGGCGATAAAGTGCAACCCCGCAGCCAGTTTGCTCGGGCTCGCTTTCGCGCCCACCACGGCCGGTTGTCCGGCCTGCCAATTCCCGCTCATCGCGCACCTTTCGTCAAGTTTACTTCCCCTATGGAAACACCTAGGGTTCGTCCTAATTCAATCCCTGCCGAATGATCAGAGGACCCCGCATGTTCGCGATTTTACGAAAGCGCCGCAACCCACTGATCCGTATCGCAGCTGTGATGTCTGCGTTCTGGGTCGCCGCCTGTGACCCGAACGCGATGACGGGCAGCGGGTCGGGTCAGCGAATCGACACCTCCAAACCGGTGCCTGTCGCCCTACTGCTTCCGGGCGGTTCAGGCAATTCCGGTGATGAAACCTTTGCCCGCTCGCTCAAGCAGGCCGCCGACCTCGCCATCTCCGATCTCGATGGCGTGAAGATCGACCTGCGCGTCTACAATACCGGCGCTAGCCCCGATCAAGCCGCCGCCATGGCCACCAAAGCGGTGGACGAAGGTGCCAAGATCATCCTTGGTCCGGTCTTCGCCCAATCGGCCAATGCCGTCGGCCGGGCCGTGGCCCCGCGCGATGTGAATGTGCTGTCCTTCTCGAACAATACCTCGATTGCAGGTGGCAACGTGTTCGTGCTCGGCCCGACCTTCGAGAATACCGCCAACCGTCTGGTGCGCTATGCCGCCCGCACGGGCAAGCGCAACATCCTCGTCGTGCATGAGCAGAACACGGCCGGTCAGGCAGGGGCACAGGCCATCCAGAACGCGATCAGCGGCTCGGGCGCAAGCCTCGCCGGCACGATGAGCTATCCCTTCTCGCAGCAGGGCGTGATCAATGCCGCAGGCCAGATCGCCGACCGTGCTAAGGCCGATGATGTCGATGCCGTCTTCATGACTGCCGATACCGCAGGCGCGCTGCCGCTCCTGTCGCAGCTGCTGCCCGAGCGTGGCGTGGACACCAGCCAGAAGAAATTCATGGGTCTGACCCGCTGGGATATCCCGCAAGCGACGCTCTCGCTGCCGGGTCTGCAGGGCGGCTGGTTCGCCACCCCCGATCCGAACCTGAACGCGCAGTTCCGTGCCCGTTATCAGGCAGCCTTCGGCGAGGCTCCCTCGCCCATCTCGGGTCTGGCCTATGACGGGATCGCGGCCATCGGTGCGCTGGTGAAATCCGGCAATCCCAATGCGCTGTCGAAATCGGGACTGACCCAGCGCTCGGGCTTTGTGGGCGTAAACGGCGTCTTCCGTCTGCGCTCGGATGGCACCAACGAGCGCGGTCTGGCCGTGGCTCAGGTTGCCAATGGTCAGGTTCAGGTCATCGACCCCGCGCCGCGCAGCTTCTCGGGCGCAGGCTTCTGATCGCCCTTTTCCGCGTGCCAGCCAGCTGGTAACAAGGACATAACGCATAACGGGGCGGCCACGCATCTGCGGGCCGCCCCTTTTCCATGAAGCGCTACCGACAGGGCGCAAGGGAGACGATGATGGACCAGAGCATAGCCGCCGAGGACAGGCTGACGACCCCTCTTCCCGACGAGGCGCCCCTTCTGCTGAAAAGCGACGAGCTGATCCCGGCTCTCGATCTGGTTCTGGAGGGCCTGAGCGACCCCAAGGAGATCAGCACCGCCACGGTGCGGTTCCTCAACACCGCCCGCGATGCGGCGCGCCTGTGGATCGAGGCGGAGCTGGCGGGCCATCCCCGCATCGCGCGGAGCACGGTCGAACATTATGCGCGCATGACCGATGGTATGGTGCGCGCCGTGGTCCATGTGGCCTCGGATTACCTCAACCCGCAAACGCCCAAGGCTGGCAAGACACCCGAGATCATCACCGTGCTGGGCGTGGGCGGCTATGGCCGCGCCGAGATGGCACCGCATTCGGATGTCGACCTGCTCTTTTTGGGCGACAAGAAGCTGAGCCCGTGGACCGAGGCCGTGATCCAGAGCATGCTCTATATGCTGTGGGACCTGAAGCTGAAGGTCGGCCATGCCTCGCGCACCATCGATGACTGTATCCAGCTCGGGCGCGAGGATTTCACCATCCGCACCGCCCTTCTGGAACAGCGGTTCCTATGCGGCGACGAGGCGCTGGCGCGCAAGTTGGCCACCCAGCTGCGCAAACAGCTCTTTGCTAATTCCGCGCCCGAATTCGTGGAGGCCAAGCTCGACGAGCGCGCCAAGCGCCACCAGCGTCAGGGTGGCCAGCGCTATGTGCTCGAACCCAATGTGAAGGAAGGCAAAGGCGGTCTGCGCGATCTGCAGACCCTCTACTGGATCGCGAAATACGTCCATTCGGTGAACCGTGCCGCCGAACTGGTGGCGCTCGGGGCCTTCACCGAGGAGGAATACCGCAATTTCCGCTCGGCCGAGGATTATCTCTGGGCGGTGCGCTGCCATCTGCATCTGATCGCCCATCGTGCCGCCGACCAGCTGACCTTCGACATGCAGGTCGAGGTGGCCGGACGCATGGGTTATGAGGATACCGCCGGACGCCGCGCGGTCGAGGTTTTCATGCAGGACTACTTCCGCCACGCCACGATCGTGGGCGATGTGACGCGGATCTTCCTGACCAAGCTTGAGGCACAGCATGTCAAACATGCGCCCAAACTCACCCGCATCTTCCGCCGCAGACGGCATCTGAAACCGCCCTTCGTCGATGACATCCGCCGGATCAACGTCTCCGACGAGGCGTCCTTCCTTGCCGATCCGCTCAATCTCCTGCGGGTCTTCGAGGAGGCACTGCGCACGGGCCTTCTGATCCATCCCGATGTGATGCGGCTGGTGCAATCGAACCTGCATCTGTTTGACGACACCTTGCGCAAGACCCCCGAGGCGCGGCGGATCTTCCTCGATCTGCTGCTCAAGCATGGCAATCCCGAGCGTGCGCTGCGGCGGATGAACGAACTGAACGTGCTGGGGGCCTTCATCCCCGAATTCGAACCGATCGTGGCGATGATGCAGTTCAACATGTATCACAGCTACACGGTGGACGAGCATACCATACAGGTCATCTCGGCGCTTGCGCAGATCGAGCGCGGCGAGCTGATCGAGGAACTGCCGCTCTCTTCCGAGATCCTCAAGGAAGGGATCAACCGCAAGGTCATGTATGTGGCTCTCCTGCTGCATGACATCGGCAAGGGCCGCCCCGAGGACCATTCAATCCTGGGCGCGAAGATCTCGCGCACGGTCACCCCGCGTCTGGGGCTGAAAGAGGCCGAATGCGAGACAGTGGAGTGGCTGGTGCGCAACCATCTGGTCATGTCCGACATGGCACAGAAGCGCGACATCTCCGACCCGCGCACCATCAAGGAATTCGCCAAGGTGGTCAAAACGCGCCAGCGGCTGGACCTGCTGACGGTGCTGACGGTCTGCGATATCCGCGGTGTCGGTCCCAATGTGTGGAACAACTGGAAGGCCACGCTGATCCGTCGTCTGCATGCGGAGACGGCGCAGGCGCTGGAACACGGACTGGAGGCGATCAACCGCGACCAGCGCGCGCAGGATGCCCGAAAGGCGCTGCGCGACCGGCTGGAGGCGGAGGGCTGGGACCCGAAGGTGCGTCGCGCCGAGGTTGCCCGCCACACGCCCGCTTATTGGCAGGGGCTTTCGACCCAGACCCAATATGCCTTCGCCCATCTGCTCAGGGACCTGCCCGATGACGAGATCCGCATCGATGTTCAGGTCGACGCCGATCACGATGCCACCCGTGCAGCTTTTGCGCTGGTGGATCATCCGGGTATCTTCGCGCGACTGTCGGGGGCGGTGGCACTGGTGGGCGCCAATGTCGTCGATGCGCGCACCTATACCACCAAGGACGGCTATGCGACGGCGGCCTTCTGGCTGCAGGATGCCGAAGGCCACCCGTTCGAGGCCTCGCGCCTGCCGCGCCTGCGCAATATGATCGACAAGACCCTCAAGGGCGAGGTCGTGGCCCGCGATGCGCTGAAAGATCGCGACAAAGTCAAGAAACGCGAGCGCGAATTCCGCTTCCCGACGCATATCATGTTCGATAATGACGGCTCGGAACTCTACACCATCGTCGAGGTGGACACCCGCGACCGACCGGGGCTCCTTTATGACCTGACGCGGGCCTTGGCCTCGAGCAATATCTACATCGCCTCGGCGCAGATCGCGACCTACGGGGCGCAGGTGGTCGATACCTTCTATGTGAAGGATATGTTCGGCCATAAGCTCCACGCACAATCCAAGCGCGAGAAACTGGAACAACGTCTGCGCGATTACATCGAAAGCGGTGCGAAGCGGGCGAATAACTGATGAAGGCCATTCGATGAAGGCAGGACGGTTGGTCAGGGGTTTCCTGACCGTAGGCCTCTGGACGCTGGGCAGCCGCGTTCTGGGCTTTGTGCGCGATATGATGATGGCGGCCTACCTTGGCACAGGACCGGTGGCCGAGGCCTTCATGGTCGCGTTTTCCCTGCCCAACATGTTCCGCCGCTTCTTTGCCGAGGGCGCGTTCAACATGGCTTTCGTGCCGATGTTCGCCAAACGCGTGGAGGCGGGTGAGGACCCGCATGGCCTTGCGCGCGACGCGTTCAAGGGGCTCTTTGCCGTCCTCTTCCTCTTCACGATCATCGGCACGATCGCCATGCCGTGGCTGGTCTGGGCGATGGCTGCGGGCTTTGCGGGAGATGCACGGTTCGACATGGCCGTGGATTTCGGCAGGATCACCTTCATCTATATCCTCTTCGTCTCGCTTGTGGCGCTTTTATCGGGCATTCTCAACACGTTCGGGAAATTCACCGAGGCCTCTATCGTCCCGATCCTGATGAATGTGATGTTCATCCTCGCGATGATGGCGGCCAATTACGCGGGCTGGGATATGGGCACCACGCTGGCCTGGACAGTGCCTGCCACGGGGGTCGTGCAGTTCGGATTTGCATGGGTTGCGGCGCGCAAGCTGGGCTATACGCTCCTGCCCGGCCGTCCGCGCATGACGCCGGAACTCAAGCGCCTCTTGGTCATCGCGGGCCCCGCCGTTCTGGCCGGTGGCGTGGTGCAGATCAACCTGCTGGTCGGGCGTCAGGTGGCGTCCTTTACCGAAGGCGCCGTGGCATGGCTGAGCTATGCCGACCGTCTCTACCAGCTGCCTCTGGGCGTAGTGGGCATCGCCATCGGCACGGTGCTTCTGCCCACCCTCTCGCGCCATCTGCGCGCGGGCGAGGAGGCGGAGGGCCGCGAGAGTTTCTCGCGCGGGGCCGAGTTCGCGCTGTTTCTCACCCTGCCCTCGGCGGTAGCGCTGGTTGTGATCGCACCGCAGCTGATCTCGGTGCTTTATGACCGTGGCGCGTGGCGGGCCGAGGATACGGTGGCCACCGCTCTGGTGCTCGCGATCTATGGCGTGGGACTGCCCGCTTTCGTGCTGCAAAAAGTGCTGCAACCGGTGTTCTATGCCCGCGAGGACACCCGCCGCCCCTTCCATTACGCCGTCGTCTCGATGGTGGTGAATGCCGTGGCCGCGATCGGCCTTATGCCGCTGATCGGGTTCTCCGCTGCCGCTCTGGGCACCACGATCTCGGGCTGGGTCATGCTCGGCCAGCTCTGGTGGGGCGCACGCAATCTGGGCAAGGCAGCGCGCCCCGATGCGCGTTTCTGGAAGAGCCTGTGGAAAATCGCCGTTGCCTGCGCGGTGATGGGGGTGCAGCTCGTCTATACCGCCCGCTGGCTTGCGCCCATGCTGGCCGATCATGGCGCACGCTGGGGGGCCTTGGGGATCCTGTGCGGCTCGGGCATCGTGGTCTATTTCGCGGTTGCGGGGCTCTTGGGCATTTTCGGGCTGGCCGAGTTCAAGGCCAATCTGCGCCGCCGCAGGAAGTAATCAAACGGAAACGGCGCCCCGCGAGGCGCCGTTACGTTTGACCATCAGCGCCGGTTGCGCAGCTTGGCCAGCACCCGTCCCCAGCCACCGGGCGACACGAAGAAGCTGACCACGAAGCCCACGATGAAGCCCGAAAGGTCCGCGATCCATTGATCGGTGCCACCGAAGATCAGGCTGAACAGGAGCTGGATCCCCATCAGGAACCCGATCAGCTGGAAGGCCTGCATCCGGTTGCCACGGGTCGCGCCCAGATAGGTCCACTGGATGAAGCTGAACGCCCCGATCAGCCCGTAGGCCGCCGGATAGCCGCCATAGAGCGCGCCTTGGGTAAAGGGCAGCGCGGTATAGATCAGCGCCGCCAGAATGGAGGAGGCAAAGAACACCACAGCCACCGCCCAGCCACGGAAGACCTCGCCCACCATCTTGCCAAGCGCCAGAATGAAGACCAGCACGAAAGCCGCATGGGTGAAGCTGCCATGGACAAACGGATAGGTCACCACCCGTGCCATCTGGCGCCACGGATGCACCCCCGCCTCCATCATCGCCCGCATCAGGTTCGGGTCATAGGCAAAGCGCTGCAGCGCCTCGGCCCGCCAGACGACCCCGTTCTGGAACAGCCCCGCCTGCCCCAGCCCGAACATCAGCTCGCCGATGATGATGGGGGCGGCCAGAATCCAGACGATCGGCGGCAATTTGTTCAACGGGCCTTCATTGTAACCGGAGCGCATGCGGGTTCCTTCACTTGGGTTGCGCCAGAATATGGGGCGCAGGAGCCGCCCCTTCAACATATCGGAGGCGGATATCAGGGTAAGGACGGGGCCAGACATTGATCCCCGCCGGATTTGGGGATAAGCGAGCAAGGACGATATTACCAGCCTGCATGCAGGGGAGCCTCAGATGAGCGATACGACCGTAACCCCGCCCGAAACGCCGAATGCGAATTTCACGCCGCGGATCTTCTCCGGCATCCAGCCGTCCGGCAACCTGACGCTGGGCAACTATCTTGGTGCCCTCAAGCGTTTTGCCCAGAAGCAGGATGAGGGGATCGAGACGATCTACTGTCTCGTGGACATGCATGCGATCACCGTCTGGCAGGACCCCGAGGCACTGCGCCGCCAGACCCGCGAGGCTGCTGCCGCCTTCATCGCCTCGGGCGTGGATCCGTCAAAATCGATCCTCTTCAACCAGTCCCAGGTCGGCGCCCATGCCGAGCTGGCATGGCTCTTCAACTGCACCGCGCGTCTGGGCTGGATGAACCGGATGACCCAGTTCAAGGACAAGGCCGGCAAGAATGCCGAGAAGGCCTCGCTGGGCCTTTACGCCTATCCTGCGCTGATGGCTGCCGATATCCTGCTCTATCATGCCACGATGGTGCCGGTGGGCGAGGACCAGAAGCAGCATGTCGAACTGACCCGCGACATCGCCAACAAGTTCAACCATGATTTCGGTGTCGACTTCTTCCCCGAGCCCGAGCCGCTGATCGAGGGGGCTGCCACCCGCGTCATGAGCCTGCGCGACGGCTCGAAGAAGATGTCGAAATCCGACCCCTCGGATGCTTCGCGCATCAATCTGACCGATGATGCCGACACCATCGCCAAGAAATTTCGCAAGGCCCGCACCGATGCCGAGCCGCTTCCGGAAACGGTCGAGGGCCTGTCGGAGCGCCCCGAGGCCCGCAATCTGGTCAATATCTACGCGGCCCTCGCCGATATGACCGCGGCGCAGGTGGTGGCGGAATTCGCAGGCAAGGGCTTTGGCGATTTCAAACCGGCTCTGGCCGATCTTGCGGTCGAGAAGCTCGCGCCCATCTCCACCGAGATGAAACGCCTGATGGATGATGTGACAGAGATCGACCGGATCCTTGGTCACGGGGCCGAGCAGGCCGATGCCATCGCGCGCCCGATCGTCGAGAAAACCTATAACATCATGGGCATGGTGCGCTCGCGTTGATCTTTTCCGGGTTACGGGCCGCACCGGCCCGTAACCGCGGGAGAACGGGGGCTCGATGCCCCCGAAGCCCGCACCCCCTTGGCAGAGCCCGCCATCCTGCCTACCTTCAAGCCTAAAGGCCCCAAAGGACATCTCCATGAAACAGCCGCTCAACCTCTATCTCGCCGCCCCCCGCGGCTTCTGCGCCGGCGTGGACCGCGCGATCAAGATCGTGGAAATGGCTTTGGAGAAATGGGGCGCACCGGTCTATGTCCGCCACGAGATCGTCCATAATAAATTCGTCGTCGACAGCCTGCGCGACAAGGGCGCGGTCTTTGTCGAGGAACTCGATGAATGCCCCGATGATCGCCCCGTGATCTTCTCGGCCCATGGCGTGCCCAAAGCCGTGCCCGCCGAGGCCGCACGCCGCGAGATGGTCTACGTGGATGCCACATGCCCGCTAGTCTCGAAGGTCCATATCGAGGCCGAGCGCCATCACGCCGCAGGCCTCCAGATGATCATGATCGGCCATGCCGGCCATCCCGAGGTTCTGGGCACCATGGGCCAGCTGCCCGAGGGCGAGGTCCTGCTGGTGGAAACCGAGGCCGACGTGCCCCATCTCGCCCCGCGCGACCCGAAGGCGCTGGCCTTCATCACCCAGACCACGCTCTCGGTCGATGATACCGCAGGCATCGTGGCAGCATTGCAAAAGCGCTTCCCCGCCATTGTCGGCCCCGCCAAGGAAGACATCTGCTACGCCACCACCAACCGTCAGGCCGCGGTCAAGGCCATCGCGCCGAAGATCGACGCGCTGCTGGTGATCGGCGCGCCCAACTCGTCCAATTCGCGCCGCCTCGTCGAGGTCGGCACCTCCGAGGGCTGCGCCTATAGCCAGCTTGTCCAGCGCGCCGCCGATATCGACTGGCGCGCGCTTGACGGCATCACCTCCATCGGCATCACCGCCGGTGCCTCGGCGCCCGAAGTGCTGATCAACGAGGTGATCGACGCTTTCCGCGACCGCTATGACGTGACCGTCGAACAGGTGGAAACCGCGCAGGAACGGGTCGAGTTCAAAGTCCCCCGCGTGCTGCGCGAAACCGCCTGATGCGCGCGCCCGGCATCGGCGCGCCCCGCCGCGCCCTCGCCCTGAGCGCCCTTCTCTGCCTGCCACTGGTCTGGGCCGTGATCGCCACCCGCGACGGGCGGCTGACCCTGCCCGTCTCCACCACGCCCCGCGACATCGCCGCCTTCTGGGCTCTGGTCCTGCTGGCGCTCTGGGCCTTCCGCGCCGCCCGAAGGATGCAGGCCAGCACCTCCATCTTGCTCGCCCATACCCTGCCCCTCTTTGCGACCATCGCGGCCATACGCGCGGGGATGCCGGTCATACAAAGCCTCTTTATTGCCCATCTGGTCACGCTCATCAT
Protein-coding regions in this window:
- the trpS gene encoding tryptophan--tRNA ligase, which encodes MSDTTVTPPETPNANFTPRIFSGIQPSGNLTLGNYLGALKRFAQKQDEGIETIYCLVDMHAITVWQDPEALRRQTREAAAAFIASGVDPSKSILFNQSQVGAHAELAWLFNCTARLGWMNRMTQFKDKAGKNAEKASLGLYAYPALMAADILLYHATMVPVGEDQKQHVELTRDIANKFNHDFGVDFFPEPEPLIEGAATRVMSLRDGSKKMSKSDPSDASRINLTDDADTIAKKFRKARTDAEPLPETVEGLSERPEARNLVNIYAALADMTAAQVVAEFAGKGFGDFKPALADLAVEKLAPISTEMKRLMDDVTEIDRILGHGAEQADAIARPIVEKTYNIMGMVRSR
- the ispH gene encoding 4-hydroxy-3-methylbut-2-enyl diphosphate reductase, which produces MKQPLNLYLAAPRGFCAGVDRAIKIVEMALEKWGAPVYVRHEIVHNKFVVDSLRDKGAVFVEELDECPDDRPVIFSAHGVPKAVPAEAARREMVYVDATCPLVSKVHIEAERHHAAGLQMIMIGHAGHPEVLGTMGQLPEGEVLLVETEADVPHLAPRDPKALAFITQTTLSVDDTAGIVAALQKRFPAIVGPAKEDICYATTNRQAAVKAIAPKIDALLVIGAPNSSNSRRLVEVGTSEGCAYSQLVQRAADIDWRALDGITSIGITAGASAPEVLINEVIDAFRDRYDVTVEQVETAQERVEFKVPRVLRETA
- a CDS encoding rhomboid family intramembrane serine protease — encoded protein: MRSGYNEGPLNKLPPIVWILAAPIIIGELMFGLGQAGLFQNGVVWRAEALQRFAYDPNLMRAMMEAGVHPWRQMARVVTYPFVHGSFTHAAFVLVFILALGKMVGEVFRGWAVAVVFFASSILAALIYTALPFTQGALYGGYPAAYGLIGAFSFIQWTYLGATRGNRMQAFQLIGFLMGIQLLFSLIFGGTDQWIADLSGFIVGFVVSFFVSPGGWGRVLAKLRNRR